In a single window of the Coffea eugenioides isolate CCC68of chromosome 3, Ceug_1.0, whole genome shotgun sequence genome:
- the LOC113766427 gene encoding desiccation-related protein PCC13-62-like, producing the protein MASSTSAASNSPVLILSLSIFLIFPPGSFASSKWKIPQPDVDLLEFPLNLEFLEAEFFLWGSLGYGLDSIAPELTGNGPAPIGVKYAKLSHPVRDVVAQFAFQEVGHLRAIKNTVPGFPRPLLNLSSESFATVINSAFGRTLWPPFDPYANDINYLIASYVIPYVGLTGYVGANPNLESPSAKKLVAGLLGVESGQDAVIRALLFERAYVMVKPYGITVAEFTDRISYLRNQLGHAGVKDEGLVVRASEGPEGRISGNVLAGDKNSLAFGRTPEEILRIVYGSGNENKTGGFYPKGADGRIAKSHLE; encoded by the exons ATGGCATCATCTACCTCCGCTGCTTCTAATTCTCCAGTCTTGATTCTTTCCTTGTCCATCTTCCTCATCTTCCCTCCTGGCTCTTTTGCCAGCAGTAAGTGGAAAATACCACAGCCAGATGTTGATCTCTTGGAATTTCCACTGAATTTGGAGTTCTTGGAAGCTGAGTTCTTTTTATGGGGTTCTCTGGGATATGGATTGGACAGCATAGCTCCTGAGCTAACCGGAAATGGTCCAGCACCTATTGGTGTTAAATATGCCAAACTGAGTCATCCTGTTAGAGATGTTGTTGCTCAATTCGCATTCCAAGAAGTTGGACATTTGAG GGCAATTAAGAATACAGTGCCAGGATTTCCAAGGCCATTACTGAACTTAAGCTCAGAATCATTTGCAACTGTGATTAACAGTGCATTCGGGAGAACCTTGTGGCCTCCTTTTGATCCTTATGCTAATGACATTAACTATCTCATTGCATCCTATGTTATTCCTTACGTTGGACTCACAGGTTATGTTGGAGCAAATCCAAACCTCGAAAGTCCTTCTGCAAAAAAA CTTGTGGCGGGGCTCCTCGGTGTGGAATCAGGCCAAGATGCAGTGATTAGAGCTTTACTATTCGAGCGGGCATACGTGATGGTAAAGCCATATGGGATAACAGTGGCAGAATTCACAGACCGTATATCATACCTAAGGAACCAACTTGGACATGCGGGTGTGAAAGATGAAGGGCTAGTGGTGAGGGCAAGTGAAGGTCCAGAGGGAAGAATTTCAGGCAATGTTCTTGCTGGTGACAAAAACTCCCTTGCATTTGGTCGAACACCAGAGGAAATTCTACGAATTGTGTATGGAAGTGGGAATGAGAACAAAACTGGTGGATTTTACCCCAAAGGAGCTGATGGTCGGATTGCCAAGTCTCATCTAGAGTAA